A window from Shewanella livingstonensis encodes these proteins:
- a CDS encoding BCCT family transporter, which yields MKMNKDKYSIDNTDYTVGQDNIQKWGFDIHNAVFGISAGLITAFLIAILIIDPATSKEFLDGLKWQIIGTFDSLFMWSANIFVIFCLGLIISPYGKIRLGGDDAKADYSRLSWIAMLFAAGMGIGLMFWGVAEPLAYYTGWFETPLNVVANTPEAAELALGATMFHWGLHPWSIYGVVALSMAFFAYNKGLPLSIRSAFYPILGDRTWGWPGHIIDVLAVLATLFGLATSLGLGAQQAAAGFQHVFGIEADLTLQITIIVVVTMLAVISVVRGLEGGVKVISNINMLLAVALLIFVALVTFAVSMGTIPTTVMGYIKNIIPLSNPIGREDEAWMHGWTVFYWAWWISWSPFVGMFIARISRGRTVREFLATVLIVPTVVTILWMSVFGGIAIDQVINNVGTLGSEGLTDVPLAMFQMFDSLPLGNLLSMLAVLLVLVFFITSSDSGSLVIDSITAGGKIDAPIPQRIFWAVIEGAIAAVLLWVGGTQAIEALQAGAISTGLPFTIILLIMCVSLLMGMRTEKHNKS from the coding sequence ATGAAGATGAATAAGGATAAGTACAGTATAGATAATACCGATTATACTGTTGGGCAAGATAACATTCAAAAATGGGGTTTTGATATACATAACGCCGTTTTTGGGATTAGTGCAGGTTTAATCACTGCTTTTTTAATCGCAATACTCATCATCGATCCTGCAACATCAAAAGAGTTTTTAGATGGTTTAAAATGGCAGATAATCGGCACATTTGATAGCCTCTTTATGTGGTCCGCCAATATTTTTGTGATCTTCTGCCTGGGATTAATTATCTCACCATACGGTAAAATTCGCTTAGGTGGAGATGACGCAAAAGCTGATTATTCAAGACTTTCTTGGATTGCGATGCTTTTTGCTGCTGGCATGGGGATTGGGTTGATGTTTTGGGGTGTTGCTGAACCTTTGGCCTATTATACTGGTTGGTTTGAAACACCATTGAATGTGGTAGCCAATACTCCAGAAGCCGCGGAACTTGCTCTTGGCGCAACGATGTTCCATTGGGGATTACACCCTTGGTCAATTTATGGTGTTGTTGCTTTGTCTATGGCTTTCTTTGCCTATAACAAAGGTTTACCACTGTCTATTCGTTCAGCTTTTTATCCTATCTTAGGAGACCGCACCTGGGGTTGGCCTGGACATATCATTGATGTTTTAGCCGTATTAGCCACATTATTCGGTCTTGCAACGTCATTAGGTTTAGGTGCTCAGCAAGCTGCTGCTGGTTTCCAACATGTGTTTGGCATTGAAGCTGACCTCACCTTACAAATTACTATTATTGTTGTAGTAACGATGCTGGCTGTTATTTCGGTAGTCCGAGGCCTTGAAGGTGGAGTTAAAGTAATAAGTAATATCAATATGTTACTTGCTGTTGCTTTGCTCATCTTTGTTGCACTTGTTACTTTCGCCGTTTCTATGGGAACGATTCCAACAACGGTAATGGGTTATATTAAGAATATTATTCCATTGAGTAATCCTATCGGTCGTGAAGATGAAGCTTGGATGCATGGTTGGACTGTGTTCTATTGGGCTTGGTGGATTTCATGGTCACCATTTGTAGGTATGTTTATTGCGCGTATCTCTCGAGGTCGTACAGTACGTGAATTCCTTGCCACAGTATTAATAGTGCCAACGGTAGTGACTATCTTATGGATGTCTGTGTTTGGTGGTATCGCCATTGATCAAGTTATCAATAATGTAGGCACATTAGGTAGTGAGGGGTTAACTGACGTGCCGCTTGCTATGTTCCAAATGTTTGATTCGTTGCCATTAGGTAATCTGTTATCAATGTTAGCCGTGCTATTGGTATTGGTTTTCTTTATTACCTCTTCAGATTCAGGATCGTTAGTCATCGACAGTATTACTGCCGGTGGTAAAATTGATGCTCCTATCCCACAACGTATTTTTTGGGCCGTAATAGAAGGTGCAATTGCAGCTGTATTACTTTGGGTTGGTGGTACTCAGGCGATTGAAGCATTGCAAGCGGGTGCTATATCGACTGGATTACCGTTCACCATTATTCTATTAATAATGTGTGTTAGTTTATTGATGGGTATGCGTACCGAAAAGCATAACAAAAGCTAG
- a CDS encoding TetR/AcrR family transcriptional regulator produces the protein MADKPGRPKGETQTRAALIDAAKGCFLHNSYDRVSIRELARRAGVDAAMIRYYFDSKAGLFETMVRETIAPVASVFRHDLNNQKDTPEALMRAYYRIMERAPALPRLIFQSLNQQDSDQAFTIVSNVIHEMIGYAGDWIKELSNQQKINPQLDPKWVRLSFLSLMVFPLIAPKVLLKELDLPLSESMLDQLLAHNMLVMNQGLFQEPSTLSSGSGV, from the coding sequence ATGGCAGATAAACCGGGAAGACCCAAAGGAGAGACACAAACTCGCGCCGCACTCATCGACGCCGCAAAAGGCTGTTTTCTTCACAATAGCTATGATCGGGTATCTATTCGCGAACTGGCTCGACGTGCTGGTGTTGATGCTGCAATGATCCGTTACTACTTTGATTCTAAGGCTGGTTTGTTTGAAACCATGGTAAGAGAAACCATAGCCCCCGTAGCCAGTGTATTCCGACACGATTTAAACAACCAAAAAGACACTCCTGAAGCCTTAATGCGGGCTTATTATCGAATAATGGAAAGAGCCCCTGCACTGCCAAGGCTCATTTTCCAATCATTGAATCAACAAGATAGTGATCAAGCATTCACCATTGTATCCAATGTCATTCATGAAATGATTGGTTATGCCGGCGACTGGATTAAAGAATTATCCAACCAACAAAAAATTAATCCGCAGCTCGATCCCAAATGGGTCCGCTTAAGTTTTCTGAGCTTAATGGTTTTCCCACTGATTGCGCCTAAAGTGTTACTGAAAGAATTAGACTTACCTCTTAGCGAATCCATGCTGGACCAGTTGCTCGCCCATAATATGCTGGTGATGAATCAAGGCTTATTCCAAGAGCCATCAACACTATCTTCAGGATCAGGAGTTTAA
- a CDS encoding HlyD family secretion protein, with product MMIPHLFCLVIILLLTGCTGEEGDRAMGLIERDRMMLSAPVAEQISSIVVTEGQKVSTGDLLLQLDPRHAQSLINQRQASLAQAQAKLNQLQTGTRLEQLAAADAAMLAVQAQAQEAARSYLRMKDLWSNKIVAKADFDSAKAARDQTAAQLTQAKQQWLELKNGTRSEEVLQAQAQTDMAQASLADAHHSLAELSIRAPKAGVVDVLPWKLGDRVAANVQLVTLLASDRLYARVYLPATALGKLNKGDLVPVWIDGHNQPVTGTVRNIRSTPAFTPYFALNERDRARLMYLTEIDLPINENLPIGLGVEVRLP from the coding sequence ATGATGATACCTCATCTATTTTGTTTAGTGATTATTTTACTCCTTACAGGTTGTACTGGGGAGGAAGGCGACCGTGCAATGGGATTAATTGAACGAGACCGAATGATGCTTTCTGCCCCTGTTGCCGAGCAGATAAGCTCGATTGTGGTTACAGAAGGACAAAAAGTGAGTACTGGAGACCTGCTTCTTCAACTTGATCCGCGCCACGCACAATCGCTAATTAATCAGCGACAAGCGAGTCTGGCTCAAGCACAAGCAAAACTTAATCAATTGCAAACGGGGACTCGTTTAGAGCAACTCGCTGCCGCCGACGCTGCAATGCTTGCTGTACAAGCCCAGGCGCAAGAAGCAGCCAGAAGCTATTTGCGCATGAAAGATCTGTGGTCTAACAAAATTGTCGCAAAAGCTGATTTTGATTCAGCCAAAGCAGCAAGGGATCAAACCGCAGCGCAATTAACTCAAGCAAAACAACAATGGTTAGAGCTTAAAAATGGTACTCGCAGTGAAGAAGTACTCCAAGCACAAGCTCAAACCGACATGGCGCAAGCATCGCTAGCCGATGCACACCACTCTTTAGCCGAGTTAAGCATTCGAGCACCTAAAGCGGGAGTGGTAGATGTTTTACCTTGGAAGCTTGGCGATAGAGTCGCAGCCAATGTTCAATTAGTCACACTGTTGGCCAGTGACCGACTTTATGCGCGAGTATATTTGCCCGCCACAGCTCTGGGGAAATTAAATAAAGGTGACCTAGTGCCAGTATGGATTGATGGCCATAATCAACCCGTAACAGGAACCGTACGCAATATAAGAAGTACTCCGGCCTTTACACCTTATTTTGCCCTCAATGAACGAGATAGAGCCCGGTTAATGTATTTAACTGAAATAGACTTACCCATTAATGAAAACTTGCCGATCGGTTTGGGTGTTGAGGTTCGATTACCATGA
- a CDS encoding ABC transporter ATP-binding protein, with product MKQAAYAIETKGLTRRFGDLVAVNQLNLQVPKGSIYGFLGPNGCGKSTLIRMLTGLLKPSAGEATILGLPLQGNEESLKSRIGYMTQKFSLYDNLTVLENLRFVAAIYSVKDKNRITSLLEQYGLEQQQKQLAGTMSGGQKQRLALACATMHRPELLFLDEPTSAVDPQNRRDFWEHLFDLSDSGTTILVSTHYMDEAERCHQLAILENGIKRANGTPRELMQSMGATVIEVSGDNIRELKQKLTAVDAVISASQSGTRLRVLVNESITEPLQFLSSVCDQHQLEIVRPSLEDVFVTSTGGRHVG from the coding sequence ATGAAACAAGCCGCTTATGCCATCGAAACAAAAGGATTAACCCGTCGATTTGGTGATTTAGTCGCCGTAAACCAACTCAACTTACAAGTGCCTAAAGGCAGTATTTATGGCTTTCTCGGTCCCAATGGCTGTGGTAAATCAACCTTAATTAGAATGTTAACAGGGTTACTAAAGCCCAGTGCTGGCGAGGCGACTATTTTAGGCTTACCGCTGCAAGGTAACGAAGAGTCGCTTAAAAGCAGAATAGGCTATATGACGCAGAAATTTTCCTTGTATGACAATTTAACAGTGTTGGAAAATTTGCGCTTTGTTGCGGCCATCTACAGTGTTAAAGATAAAAACCGTATTACCAGCTTACTGGAACAATATGGCCTTGAGCAGCAACAAAAGCAATTAGCTGGCACCATGAGTGGAGGTCAAAAACAACGCTTAGCGTTAGCCTGCGCTACGATGCATCGCCCTGAACTGTTGTTTCTTGATGAGCCCACTTCAGCCGTGGACCCACAAAACCGTCGGGACTTTTGGGAGCATCTGTTTGATCTCAGTGACAGTGGCACAACTATTTTAGTGTCGACACACTATATGGATGAGGCAGAACGCTGCCATCAATTAGCCATTTTAGAAAATGGTATCAAACGAGCTAATGGAACCCCGCGTGAGTTAATGCAATCAATGGGGGCCACGGTTATCGAAGTCAGCGGCGATAATATCAGGGAATTAAAACAGAAACTGACTGCTGTTGACGCCGTTATTTCAGCATCTCAATCGGGTACCCGCTTAAGGGTACTCGTCAATGAGTCTATAACAGAGCCGTTGCAGTTTCTGAGTTCAGTGTGCGATCAGCACCAACTTGAAATCGTTCGCCCGAGTCTTGAAGACGTATTTGTCACTAGCACCGGAGGTCGACATGTGGGGTAG
- a CDS encoding ABC transporter permease produces the protein MWGRLIAIVFKEMKQLSRDRMTFGMIVMIPLLQLMLFGYAINTDIRHVPAGIIDMSQTTYSRAITQTIVATQAVDFKHQYDSIEQAEKAITNGEVKAVLYLPLDLPQRLLIHPAFDSKQRPSQITRPVGQWLLDGSDTMVAATIRALRNLPLDEVANRSATMNVPTFEVVEYFNPEQRSVVNIVPGLLAVILTMTMIMFTSAAIVREQELGNMEFLIVTPVRPLELMLGKIIPYILVGLIQVAIILSAGHWIFSVPVRGGLDSLFLASFLFICASLALGLVISTIAKTQLQAMQLTIFVLMPSILLSGFMFPYEAMPIGAQWVAEALPATHFIRMVRGIVLREAQVMSLGKDALWLLGFTCIGVLLAAKRFNKHL, from the coding sequence ATGTGGGGTAGATTAATTGCCATTGTCTTCAAAGAAATGAAACAGCTCTCTCGAGATCGAATGACATTTGGCATGATTGTAATGATCCCATTATTGCAATTAATGTTATTTGGTTATGCCATTAATACTGATATTCGCCATGTGCCCGCAGGCATTATCGACATGAGCCAAACCACCTATAGCCGAGCGATTACCCAGACCATAGTGGCTACGCAAGCCGTTGACTTTAAACATCAATATGACTCTATCGAACAAGCAGAAAAAGCCATCACCAACGGTGAAGTAAAAGCCGTACTTTATTTACCGCTTGATTTACCCCAACGCTTGTTAATCCATCCCGCATTTGATTCAAAACAAAGGCCGTCGCAAATTACCCGGCCAGTAGGACAATGGTTATTAGACGGCTCCGATACTATGGTTGCCGCCACGATCAGAGCGCTGAGAAATTTACCACTGGACGAAGTGGCTAACCGTTCAGCCACAATGAATGTACCAACATTTGAAGTGGTCGAATACTTTAATCCAGAGCAGCGATCAGTGGTTAATATTGTGCCCGGCTTACTGGCGGTTATCCTAACAATGACGATGATTATGTTTACATCTGCGGCAATTGTACGTGAGCAAGAGCTGGGGAATATGGAGTTTTTAATTGTAACACCAGTGCGACCATTGGAACTGATGTTGGGTAAAATCATTCCGTATATTTTGGTTGGGCTCATCCAAGTAGCAATTATTCTCAGTGCTGGTCATTGGATATTCTCAGTTCCGGTGCGCGGTGGCTTAGATTCGTTATTCCTGGCGTCTTTCTTGTTTATTTGCGCCAGTTTGGCATTAGGCCTGGTCATTAGCACCATAGCTAAAACTCAGCTTCAAGCGATGCAGTTAACCATTTTTGTGCTGATGCCATCTATTTTGTTGTCTGGATTTATGTTCCCTTATGAAGCAATGCCGATTGGGGCACAATGGGTAGCCGAAGCGCTGCCTGCAACTCATTTTATTCGTATGGTGCGAGGCATTGTGCTCAGAGAAGCACAAGTGATGTCATTAGGCAAAGATGCACTGTGGTTACTCGGCTTTACCTGTATTGGAGTCTTATTAGCGGCGAAACGCTTTAATAAACATTTATAA
- a CDS encoding chaperone modulator CbpM, giving the protein MLQINISEQDCWLSSDELCECSEISSALLLELVEHSIAIPLQGEVIEQWQFSVENLHQVKKATRIQRDLALDWSGIGLILQLLDERDRLEHEVHMLKQQLSRFKT; this is encoded by the coding sequence ATGCTGCAGATTAATATAAGCGAACAAGATTGTTGGTTGAGCAGTGATGAACTGTGTGAATGCAGCGAAATTAGCTCGGCATTATTACTTGAGCTTGTAGAGCACAGTATTGCGATTCCGCTGCAGGGCGAGGTGATAGAGCAATGGCAATTTAGTGTTGAGAATTTACATCAAGTTAAAAAAGCCACGCGCATTCAACGTGATTTGGCCCTCGACTGGAGTGGTATTGGTTTAATTTTACAATTACTCGATGAAAGAGACCGACTGGAGCATGAAGTGCATATGCTAAAACAACAATTAAGTCGATTTAAAACATAG
- a CDS encoding DnaJ C-terminal domain-containing protein, with protein sequence MNFKDYYTVLGIDPQADDKAVKVAYKKLAVKYHPDVSKHADAEAKFKEIGEAYAILHNAKKRAEYDEVRHHHLNRSQHHYADQAGAAGGQDWGQQQGDPQNDQEFSDFFNSIFGARHSGFDPNGPHQARQTQHAKGQDIEMEFPMFLEETLADTLKPVSFTLQQRDAHGHVVDHPKSLKVNIPAGVNNGERIRLKGQGGPGQTKADNGDLYLKIRFAPHPLFDVDGRNLTIVVPVAPWEAVLGTKVKLPTLTGHIQLSIPANSQSGQRLRIKGKGLLSKKEQGDLFAVLKIVVPTLSDDTSKPLWTELAEKNTFDPRASWSK encoded by the coding sequence ATGAATTTTAAAGACTATTACACGGTATTGGGCATTGATCCGCAAGCGGATGATAAAGCGGTAAAAGTCGCTTATAAAAAACTGGCGGTGAAATATCATCCCGATGTCAGTAAACATGCTGATGCAGAAGCAAAATTTAAAGAAATTGGTGAAGCTTATGCGATATTGCATAATGCTAAAAAGCGTGCTGAATATGATGAAGTTCGTCATCATCATCTAAACAGGTCACAACATCACTACGCTGATCAAGCTGGCGCCGCTGGTGGGCAAGATTGGGGGCAACAGCAAGGCGATCCTCAAAACGATCAAGAATTTTCTGATTTCTTTAATTCAATTTTTGGTGCAAGGCATTCAGGCTTTGACCCAAACGGACCACATCAAGCTCGTCAAACTCAGCACGCTAAAGGTCAAGATATCGAAATGGAGTTCCCGATGTTTCTAGAAGAAACATTGGCCGACACCCTTAAGCCTGTTTCATTTACCCTGCAACAACGCGATGCTCATGGTCATGTGGTTGATCATCCTAAATCCTTAAAAGTGAACATTCCCGCCGGGGTGAATAATGGCGAACGTATTCGTCTAAAAGGCCAAGGCGGACCAGGGCAAACCAAAGCCGATAACGGCGATTTGTATTTGAAAATTCGTTTTGCGCCTCATCCTTTATTCGACGTTGATGGTCGAAATTTGACTATTGTTGTGCCTGTGGCACCTTGGGAAGCGGTGTTGGGTACTAAGGTTAAACTGCCTACCTTAACGGGGCATATTCAATTAAGTATCCCAGCTAATAGTCAATCAGGGCAGCGGTTACGTATAAAAGGTAAAGGGCTATTGAGTAAAAAAGAGCAGGGCGATTTATTTGCAGTACTTAAAATAGTGGTGCCAACGTTATCAGACGATACAAGCAAACCCTTGTGGACTGAATTAGCTGAAAAAAATACATTCGACCCTCGTGCCAGTTGGAGTAAATAA
- a CDS encoding endonuclease/exonuclease/phosphatase family protein yields the protein MDFPRLQLSILATMLLIADMVFFDIHMLSTLLLAVITTLCLIWQLSWILPYTFLFPKEVKTSTEFNVDNQLSIITSNVLTPNRNAEALIQLVNEHKPDVLVTLESDQWWQDKLKVLEAEMPYSIKCPLDNLYGMHVYSRLPLGEQQVCYLVEKDVPSIHATLTLRTTDHIRMHFLHPAPPSPTENIESAQRDAELVIVARSVADSDQPVIVTGDLNDVAWSATTRLFRKISGLLDPRVGRGAFNTFHADYSFMRWPLDHLFHSQHFTLQHIQRLPSIGSDHFPLLTRLSFTPSQSTQQQGIDGGGSEHEWAKDISAEQNVNKHDVPKPGEAQ from the coding sequence ATGGATTTTCCCCGATTACAATTGTCGATATTAGCCACAATGCTATTGATTGCTGATATGGTTTTTTTCGACATTCACATGCTCAGTACGCTGCTATTAGCGGTGATCACCACGTTGTGCTTAATTTGGCAGCTTAGCTGGATATTGCCTTATACTTTTTTATTTCCCAAAGAGGTTAAAACGTCCACTGAGTTTAATGTCGACAATCAACTCAGTATTATCACCTCTAATGTGCTCACGCCTAATCGTAATGCCGAAGCATTGATCCAATTGGTAAATGAACATAAGCCGGATGTACTGGTCACACTTGAATCTGACCAATGGTGGCAAGACAAGCTTAAGGTATTAGAAGCAGAGATGCCTTACAGCATTAAATGTCCTCTTGATAACCTCTATGGGATGCACGTTTATTCTCGTTTACCTTTAGGCGAACAACAAGTATGTTATTTGGTTGAGAAGGATGTGCCATCGATACATGCAACATTAACCTTACGCACCACAGACCATATTCGGATGCACTTTCTCCATCCAGCACCACCAAGCCCAACAGAAAATATTGAATCGGCACAGCGAGATGCTGAATTAGTCATAGTGGCTCGAAGTGTCGCAGACAGTGACCAGCCCGTGATCGTGACCGGCGATCTTAATGATGTAGCCTGGTCTGCCACGACTCGACTATTTCGTAAAATTAGTGGTTTGCTTGATCCACGTGTTGGCCGTGGGGCATTTAACACTTTCCATGCAGATTACTCATTTATGCGCTGGCCATTAGATCACTTATTTCATAGCCAACATTTTACTTTGCAACACATTCAGCGTTTACCTTCGATTGGTTCGGATCATTTTCCTTTACTGACTAGACTGTCGTTTACTCCGTCCCAAAGTACCCAACAGCAAGGTATTGACGGGGGTGGATCTGAGCATGAGTGGGCCAAAGACATATCTGCGGAACAAAATGTGAATAAGCATGATGTACCAAAGCCTGGTGAGGCTCAATAA
- a CDS encoding BCCT family transporter, with the protein MKFKSKKYSIDSTDYQVGQDNILKWGMDVHNTVFTVSVGLSILFIVALLVFPPADAKAAIDSVKAAALSHFDFVFMWTANIMLIFALAIAFSPLGKIRLGGDSATTDYSTISWISMLFAAGMGIGLIFWGVAEPTAFYTNWFGTPLGVEPFTPEARELALGAAVFHWGFHAWAIYGMTALSLAYFVYNKGLPLSMRSVFYPILGDKVWGKIGDVIDIMAVLVILFGLATSLGLGGSQAASGISHVFGFENSIYLQLTIILLIMGLAILSVVRGMDGGVKLLSNINMIIAFIFLGFISILNFTTVLDSLVTGVVGYVKNIIPLSQNSGREDTSWLHGWTVFYWAWWIAYAPFFGMFVARISRGRTVREFLACVLIIPTLVTTAWMSFFGGIAIQQIIDKVGQLGTEQGITDVSLSLFYMLDAYPMGDLLSIIAVVLIIVFFVTTLDSGSIVVDSMTAGGKLELPMKQKIVWAVISAVIAMVMLWIGGTDSIQALQSVTIIAALPFAIILILACISLVLGMLTEVKRRS; encoded by the coding sequence ATGAAATTTAAATCAAAAAAATACAGTATCGACTCAACTGATTATCAAGTCGGTCAAGATAATATTTTAAAGTGGGGCATGGATGTTCATAACACCGTGTTCACCGTTTCTGTCGGGTTATCCATTTTGTTTATTGTGGCTCTACTGGTTTTTCCACCCGCTGATGCCAAAGCTGCCATTGATTCAGTGAAGGCAGCCGCTCTATCTCACTTTGACTTCGTGTTCATGTGGACTGCTAACATTATGCTCATTTTTGCCCTTGCGATAGCCTTTTCCCCATTAGGCAAAATTCGCTTGGGCGGTGACAGCGCCACCACTGACTACTCAACTATTTCTTGGATATCCATGCTATTTGCTGCAGGTATGGGCATTGGCCTTATTTTCTGGGGCGTGGCAGAGCCAACAGCGTTTTATACTAATTGGTTTGGCACCCCCCTCGGCGTGGAACCATTTACACCAGAAGCCCGTGAATTAGCGCTCGGCGCCGCGGTATTTCATTGGGGTTTTCATGCTTGGGCTATTTACGGCATGACTGCACTCTCATTGGCCTATTTTGTTTATAATAAGGGCTTACCGCTTTCTATGCGCTCGGTTTTCTATCCCATACTAGGTGATAAAGTTTGGGGTAAAATCGGTGATGTGATCGACATTATGGCGGTACTGGTTATTTTGTTTGGTCTTGCAACGTCACTGGGTTTAGGTGGTTCTCAAGCGGCCAGCGGTATAAGCCATGTGTTTGGTTTTGAAAATAGTATTTATCTACAACTGACGATTATTCTGCTCATTATGGGGCTGGCTATTCTCTCTGTGGTGCGTGGCATGGATGGCGGGGTTAAACTGTTGAGTAACATCAACATGATTATTGCCTTTATATTTCTGGGCTTTATCAGCATTCTTAATTTCACGACTGTGCTTGATTCATTGGTAACAGGCGTTGTTGGTTATGTTAAAAACATCATACCACTGAGCCAGAACTCAGGCCGTGAAGACACCAGCTGGTTACACGGTTGGACGGTATTCTACTGGGCCTGGTGGATAGCGTATGCGCCTTTCTTTGGTATGTTTGTTGCGCGAATTTCGCGTGGCCGCACCGTACGTGAGTTTCTGGCATGTGTGTTGATTATCCCTACTTTAGTGACCACTGCTTGGATGTCTTTTTTTGGTGGCATCGCGATTCAACAAATCATTGATAAGGTTGGCCAGCTAGGAACAGAGCAAGGTATTACCGATGTTTCCTTGAGTTTATTCTACATGCTCGATGCTTATCCAATGGGTGATTTGTTGTCCATTATTGCGGTTGTATTGATTATCGTGTTCTTTGTGACGACCTTAGATTCCGGCTCTATTGTGGTCGATAGTATGACCGCAGGCGGTAAGTTGGAATTACCGATGAAGCAAAAAATAGTGTGGGCGGTTATCTCTGCGGTAATCGCGATGGTGATGTTGTGGATTGGCGGTACTGATTCGATTCAAGCACTTCAGTCGGTTACCATTATCGCAGCACTTCCATTTGCTATTATTTTAATACTTGCTTGTATTAGTTTAGTTCTCGGCATGCTTACTGAGGTAAAACGCCGCAGTTAA
- a CDS encoding RHS repeat domain-containing protein, with protein sequence MGNYTYYATKPHQLNEVKSASGAQLYKFFYDANGNSKTDGTRTFTYGSYDKPTLITKAGSSSTMKYGPERELIYKSDTYVENGKNVTYQTTYLGNYEKVYRTGGAGTLTEHKFYVGDIVYTQRSNGSTDTFYLHKDHQGSVIATTNGSGAVVSQAIYDPWGKRTAVYLHSSLASFTTSEPTDRGYTGHKHIKDLDIIHMGGRIYDSTLGRFLQADPFIQAPLNSQNYNRYSYVLNNPMSYTDPSGYFFSGLKKFVKNWWKPILAVVAVVATYGAATNWVAGWGATWGTAATATSAATLTTAGGIVTGGIAGGAGGFVSGALMTGSLKGSLTGALKGAFSGAIFGGIAAHYGNTWNFSRVMSNSVAGGISGEATGGSFREGFKLSFALSMTRLGWEHIKERTNMLKLRATKIEGNRPPVYNKHGELMTYSNRDMSQIVGTDAGDGNWFTNLTKDSGMEGTIFENKSSTWARSMNAISKGHDFWNSDISKLVGFQGYDSMTGMVLSGTETYNTAFQAWSLAGMVPTAAYTGIAMTANVPYIYDWHRREYYE encoded by the coding sequence GTGGGCAATTACACCTACTATGCAACTAAACCGCACCAGCTTAATGAGGTCAAATCAGCCTCTGGAGCGCAATTATATAAGTTTTTTTACGATGCCAACGGCAATAGTAAAACTGATGGCACCCGCACCTTTACTTATGGTAGTTACGACAAGCCAACATTAATCACGAAAGCTGGCAGTAGTTCTACCATGAAATATGGGCCTGAGCGTGAGCTTATTTATAAATCTGATACGTATGTCGAAAATGGCAAAAATGTGACTTATCAGACAACCTATTTAGGTAATTATGAAAAGGTATATCGTACGGGTGGCGCAGGTACATTAACCGAGCATAAGTTTTATGTCGGCGATATTGTCTATACCCAACGAAGCAATGGTTCAACTGATACTTTTTATCTACACAAAGACCATCAAGGCTCGGTCATCGCCACAACCAATGGCAGTGGCGCAGTCGTCTCGCAAGCGATTTATGACCCATGGGGTAAACGTACCGCTGTGTATCTTCATAGTTCGTTGGCTAGTTTTACGACCAGCGAACCGACAGACAGAGGATATACAGGCCATAAGCACATAAAAGACTTAGATATTATTCATATGGGTGGGCGTATTTACGATTCAACCTTGGGTAGATTCTTGCAAGCAGATCCCTTTATTCAGGCACCGTTGAATAGCCAGAATTACAATCGTTATTCCTATGTGTTGAATAATCCGATGAGCTATACCGATCCGAGTGGTTATTTTTTCAGTGGGCTGAAAAAATTTGTTAAAAACTGGTGGAAACCTATTTTAGCTGTAGTTGCCGTTGTTGCTACTTATGGTGCTGCCACTAATTGGGTTGCGGGATGGGGAGCTACATGGGGAACTGCTGCAACAGCAACTTCGGCAGCAACATTAACTACGGCAGGTGGAATTGTAACTGGGGGAATAGCTGGCGGAGCCGGTGGCTTTGTTAGTGGAGCACTGATGACTGGAAGTCTAAAAGGTTCTCTAACAGGAGCTTTGAAAGGGGCATTTAGTGGTGCAATATTTGGTGGAATTGCTGCTCATTATGGTAATACATGGAACTTTTCTCGGGTGATGTCTAATAGCGTTGCAGGTGGTATTTCAGGTGAAGCTACAGGGGGGAGCTTCCGGGAAGGCTTTAAGCTTTCATTTGCTCTTTCTATGACTAGGTTAGGATGGGAACATATCAAGGAACGAACAAATATGTTGAAACTTAGAGCAACAAAAATTGAAGGTAATAGACCTCCTGTATATAACAAGCATGGTGAACTGATGACCTACTCAAATAGAGATATGTCGCAGATTGTAGGTACAGATGCTGGAGATGGTAACTGGTTTACAAATTTGACAAAAGATTCAGGTATGGAAGGAACCATATTTGAAAATAAAAGTTCAACATGGGCAAGAAGCATGAATGCTATTTCTAAAGGTCATGACTTTTGGAATTCTGATATTTCGAAATTAGTTGGTTTTCAAGGTTATGACTCTATGACTGGCATGGTACTTTCAGGGACTGAAACTTATAATACAGCTTTCCAAGCTTGGAGCTTAGCTGGGATGGTTCCAACAGCGGCTTATACAGGTATCGCAATGACAGCCAATGTTCCTTACATTTATGATTGGCACAGAAGAGAATATTATGAATAA